The following proteins are encoded in a genomic region of Polyangiaceae bacterium:
- a CDS encoding pentapeptide repeat-containing protein, which yields MTPQELAARLRAGESFEGASLDGIDLSGENLFGANLANASLRGANLANAKLVRANLDGADLSGANLRGASLVRASLRGATLRGADLTEAVCEGALLERAELGDAHFVRTLFAGANLTDARAAGAHLEGTVFTNAVAVRADFGAATFDIVIFHETDLRGATLPQHLSKCQFDRAILSKLDRDRGEGVVLDEVRGEAERADLSNKDLFFTSLRGICLRGANLAGANLEMADLTRCDLTEANLTKANLKRTVFVEAKLEKVDLSGQDLEMTMLKGADLSGARLEAARLVMTNLSETNLDGAILSHAFLWAANVAQSSIDRAIIDRTTFKTVDFSGVELNALRLAGLSLQRCLFVKANLRGMNLTGCDFTHADFTDADLSGAKLTNATASQACFSRTRLEAADLSGLQAKGAFFGGAVLNGARFTGAQLRHSTFTGAEATFARFGQANLRESIWMSAAAKGAIFSGARLEWADFSHADLRDADFSNADMTRANLHAVRDSGAIFAGASVLGVRRTDVDRLEAESYRPPARERV from the coding sequence ATGACACCTCAGGAGCTTGCAGCACGCCTTCGGGCGGGAGAATCGTTCGAGGGCGCTTCGCTCGATGGTATCGATCTGTCGGGGGAAAACCTTTTTGGAGCAAACCTCGCCAATGCTAGCTTGCGGGGCGCAAACCTCGCAAACGCCAAGCTTGTCAGGGCAAACCTCGACGGCGCGGATCTTTCTGGCGCCAATCTTCGTGGTGCGTCGCTCGTCCGAGCAAGCCTGCGCGGAGCTACACTACGCGGCGCGGATTTGACGGAAGCGGTATGCGAAGGCGCCTTGCTCGAACGCGCCGAGCTCGGAGACGCGCATTTCGTGCGCACGCTCTTTGCCGGAGCCAATTTGACGGACGCGCGTGCAGCGGGAGCGCATCTCGAGGGCACTGTCTTTACGAATGCCGTGGCGGTTCGAGCGGACTTTGGAGCCGCGACGTTCGACATCGTGATTTTTCACGAAACGGATCTGCGCGGAGCGACGTTGCCGCAGCATCTTTCCAAATGCCAATTCGATCGCGCCATCCTGAGCAAACTCGATCGTGATCGCGGCGAAGGCGTGGTGCTCGACGAAGTTCGTGGCGAGGCCGAACGAGCGGACTTATCGAACAAGGACCTCTTTTTTACATCATTGCGTGGGATTTGTCTACGCGGGGCGAATTTGGCGGGCGCGAACCTCGAAATGGCCGACCTGACGCGATGCGACCTCACGGAAGCCAATTTGACGAAAGCGAATCTGAAGCGCACGGTATTCGTTGAAGCGAAACTCGAAAAGGTGGACCTTTCAGGCCAGGACCTCGAAATGACGATGCTGAAGGGCGCGGACTTGTCGGGCGCACGACTCGAAGCAGCGCGGCTCGTCATGACGAACCTCAGCGAAACGAACCTCGACGGCGCCATTCTGTCGCACGCATTCTTGTGGGCCGCGAATGTCGCGCAATCATCCATCGACCGAGCAATCATCGATCGGACGACATTCAAGACGGTGGACTTCAGCGGTGTGGAGCTCAATGCATTGCGGCTCGCGGGGTTGTCGCTGCAGCGGTGCTTGTTTGTAAAGGCAAACCTTCGCGGAATGAATTTGACGGGATGCGATTTCACGCATGCCGATTTCACGGATGCGGACTTGTCCGGCGCGAAACTCACGAATGCCACTGCATCGCAGGCGTGTTTTTCTCGCACGCGGCTCGAAGCGGCGGATCTTTCCGGCCTTCAGGCGAAGGGCGCGTTTTTTGGCGGCGCCGTGCTGAATGGGGCTCGCTTCACCGGGGCGCAGTTGCGCCATTCCACATTTACCGGTGCGGAAGCAACGTTTGCTCGTTTTGGACAGGCGAATTTGCGCGAATCGATATGGATGAGCGCTGCGGCCAAGGGAGCGATCTTCTCCGGAGCGCGTCTCGAATGGGCCGATTTTTCGCATGCCGACCTGCGCGATGCCGACTTTTCCAATGCCGACATGACGCGGGCAAATCTGCATGCCGTGCGCGATAGCGGAGCGATTTTCGCCGGGGCAAGCGTGCTAGGCGTGCGAAGAACCGATGTCGACAGGCTCGAAGCCGAAAGTTACAGGCCGCCGGCACGCGAGCGGGTTTGA
- a CDS encoding DUF2169 domain-containing protein, with the protein MLTKNLTPFLVGTKLTSRRPPQPEMMLVVRASYAIDPSGNLTLIDKPVDQRFLSSETFAEGDDEQKGGALFPSDFADFKLNAEVFLKGHCHAAGGIPLTECLVRFAVGTWSKTLRVVGRRAWSDSHIGAVASAPLGFKSVPLTWNNAFGGPEFPDNPAGKGFGDDLPNIEYPHESIKSRSDRMTPAGFGPIAASWAARAGKVGKAYGKSWKDKRAPFYAEDFDWSFFSAAPRDQQITGYLRGDEEISFQNLHASAPTLRTRLPGIRVRAFANDDQKRFREIPMSLDTLVADMDRNVLELSFRGVTEVREHDLEDVRTLLVVSEVLGDKPKPETHYRDILLAFEQDPVGLSAAMPADFADVIARAEAEKRGEAVPLRADLDPISARVDQKLGKFGASIVDEIGKNIANARAKANENNKDIDADLAKAAQSMDDAPPPMIVRKPGVFPPLGLRKTMRGMLEEVARIKEATAKQDLPANEREKLEKKIAELEALPHDPRWQKLDPAYRAPTGPLSQNTPGPGADLSEQDFTGHDLRGLDLRGANFEGAILTRADLSGADLSGANLRDAVLFKTNLDGARLVSADLRRANLARVRARNADFSHAMLETAFLEDAILEGATLTHASGAYAVFVRANLEHARANRSSFEHADFTEANIEEASFEYATLTNALLARCRGFKTRFVGAEISGASFNGAKLTRASFADARGNKSIFEGANLDDADMSHAELPGAHFTRISGSFTSFVCANLPQARFYKATIESADATKANLFQADFSHAMMSRAKFVKANLYEANFTAARGQDANFLDANLKRSTLELET; encoded by the coding sequence ATGCTCACGAAAAACCTCACACCCTTTCTCGTCGGTACGAAGCTCACGTCGCGGCGTCCGCCACAACCCGAAATGATGCTCGTCGTTCGAGCGTCGTATGCCATCGATCCGTCGGGCAATCTCACGCTCATCGACAAACCCGTAGACCAACGATTTTTGTCCAGTGAAACGTTTGCCGAAGGCGACGACGAACAAAAGGGCGGAGCGCTCTTTCCGAGCGACTTTGCCGATTTCAAGCTCAACGCCGAAGTTTTCTTGAAGGGTCATTGCCACGCAGCCGGAGGTATTCCGCTCACGGAATGCCTCGTGCGATTTGCGGTCGGCACGTGGTCGAAAACGCTCCGCGTGGTCGGTCGACGAGCCTGGTCGGACAGCCATATTGGAGCCGTCGCTTCCGCGCCGCTCGGTTTCAAAAGCGTGCCACTCACCTGGAACAATGCCTTCGGCGGGCCTGAATTTCCCGACAATCCAGCGGGCAAAGGTTTTGGCGACGATCTACCGAACATCGAATATCCTCACGAAAGCATCAAAAGCCGCTCCGACCGCATGACGCCTGCTGGATTCGGGCCAATCGCCGCTTCTTGGGCTGCTCGCGCCGGCAAAGTGGGCAAAGCGTACGGAAAATCCTGGAAGGACAAGCGAGCGCCCTTTTACGCCGAAGATTTCGATTGGTCGTTCTTTAGCGCGGCTCCCCGCGATCAACAAATCACCGGGTACTTGCGCGGTGATGAAGAAATTTCCTTTCAAAACCTGCACGCATCGGCGCCCACGCTCCGCACGCGCCTGCCCGGGATACGCGTACGCGCATTTGCGAACGACGACCAAAAGCGTTTTCGCGAAATCCCGATGTCGCTCGATACGCTCGTTGCCGACATGGATCGCAATGTGCTCGAATTGTCGTTTCGCGGCGTGACGGAAGTTCGCGAGCACGATTTGGAAGACGTGCGCACGCTGCTCGTCGTGTCCGAAGTTCTTGGAGACAAACCCAAACCCGAAACACATTACCGCGACATTTTGCTCGCATTCGAACAGGATCCCGTTGGTCTCTCTGCCGCAATGCCAGCCGACTTTGCCGACGTCATCGCTCGCGCAGAAGCGGAAAAACGAGGCGAAGCAGTGCCATTACGTGCAGACCTCGATCCAATCTCGGCGCGCGTCGATCAAAAGCTCGGCAAGTTCGGCGCAAGCATTGTCGACGAGATTGGAAAAAACATCGCCAACGCTCGTGCCAAAGCCAACGAAAACAACAAAGACATCGACGCTGATCTCGCCAAAGCTGCGCAGTCGATGGATGATGCACCTCCGCCCATGATCGTGCGCAAACCGGGCGTATTTCCGCCGCTTGGATTGCGGAAAACCATGCGCGGCATGCTCGAAGAAGTGGCGCGCATCAAGGAAGCGACGGCAAAGCAAGATCTTCCCGCGAACGAACGCGAGAAACTCGAAAAGAAAATCGCCGAGCTCGAGGCATTGCCGCATGATCCCCGTTGGCAAAAACTCGACCCTGCTTATCGCGCACCGACGGGCCCGTTGTCGCAAAACACGCCTGGTCCAGGGGCCGATTTGTCGGAGCAAGATTTCACGGGGCATGATTTGCGGGGGCTCGATTTGCGCGGGGCAAACTTCGAAGGTGCGATTCTCACGCGAGCCGATTTATCGGGTGCGGACCTTTCGGGGGCAAACCTTCGAGACGCAGTGCTATTCAAAACGAATCTGGATGGCGCACGACTCGTATCCGCCGATTTGCGTCGAGCCAACCTCGCCCGCGTGCGCGCTCGCAATGCCGATTTTTCCCACGCCATGCTCGAAACCGCGTTCCTCGAAGATGCAATCCTCGAAGGAGCGACCCTCACGCATGCAAGTGGCGCCTATGCGGTATTCGTTCGAGCGAACCTCGAACATGCGCGAGCCAATCGATCGTCCTTCGAACATGCTGACTTCACGGAGGCCAACATCGAGGAAGCTTCATTCGAGTATGCGACCCTTACGAATGCTCTTTTGGCCCGGTGTCGGGGCTTCAAGACAAGGTTTGTCGGTGCAGAAATCAGCGGTGCAAGTTTCAATGGAGCAAAGTTGACTCGCGCTTCGTTTGCCGACGCCCGCGGGAACAAAAGCATTTTCGAGGGAGCGAATTTGGACGATGCCGACATGTCGCATGCGGAGCTTCCCGGTGCACACTTCACGCGCATATCCGGCTCATTTACGTCGTTCGTCTGCGCAAACTTGCCTCAGGCACGGTTTTACAAGGCCACCATCGAAAGCGCAGATGCCACCAAAGCGAACCTCTTTCAGGCCGACTTCTCGCACGCCATGATGTCGCGCGCCAAGTTCGTTAAGGCAAACCTTTACGAAGCCAACTTCACGGCGGCCCGCGGGCAGGACGCCAATTTCCTCGACGCCAACCTGAAGCGTTCGACCCTGGAGCTCGAGACATGA
- the tssI gene encoding type VI secretion system tip protein VgrG — translation MPDDLVHVRLESEDFSCDDVQIFEVAGRESLGRLFEIAISVVTTAPGGLDIAAVEGATATLVFQVEQQDVRRIHGMIAVIDDFLDTQPDTRSYRLLLVPRAHRLTLVRTQEIFMDLSVPDIIKKKLELVGLGAADVEMRLSDSYAPREFVVQYQESDLAFISRLAEHEGITFFFDHESGVDKMVFTDRNVGFPALAGHEMIPFRGRGDKRDIYRVENTSRVVPRAHVVHDYNYRLPLVDPTGSAEAPSGFGGGLVEYGAHCKTPEEALRLATIRAEETEARHRVFTLESDLGFIASGNRFTLEGHPKLGDTEFLITEAVHSGRFPVTIFGGKQEMPYTNTFHAIEASIPFRPARTTPKPRIHGVVNGIVAHEIEGTESLFARLDEHGRYLVRLMFDTSQTGDRQFVSRRIRMAQPHSGANYGHHFPLKPGTEVLVGFVDGDPDRPIILMTAPNPITPSPVAANCAPAHRIKTATGILIEMKDA, via the coding sequence ATGCCCGACGACCTCGTTCACGTTCGCCTCGAATCCGAAGACTTTTCTTGCGACGACGTGCAAATCTTCGAAGTTGCCGGGCGCGAAAGCTTGGGGCGCCTTTTCGAGATTGCCATCAGCGTCGTCACCACCGCGCCGGGAGGTCTCGACATCGCCGCGGTCGAAGGAGCAACGGCAACACTCGTCTTCCAAGTGGAGCAGCAAGACGTTCGTCGCATCCACGGAATGATTGCCGTGATCGACGACTTCCTCGATACGCAACCCGACACGCGTTCGTATCGATTGCTGCTCGTGCCGCGCGCCCATCGCCTGACGCTGGTACGCACGCAAGAGATCTTCATGGACTTGTCGGTGCCGGACATCATCAAGAAAAAACTCGAATTGGTGGGTCTCGGTGCAGCGGATGTCGAAATGCGTTTGTCCGATTCGTATGCGCCGCGCGAGTTCGTCGTGCAATACCAAGAATCGGACCTCGCCTTCATTTCACGTCTGGCCGAACACGAGGGCATCACGTTTTTCTTCGATCACGAATCGGGCGTGGACAAAATGGTGTTCACGGATCGCAACGTCGGTTTTCCCGCGCTCGCTGGACATGAAATGATTCCATTCCGCGGACGCGGCGACAAGCGGGACATCTATCGCGTGGAAAACACCTCGCGTGTCGTGCCTCGAGCGCACGTCGTGCACGATTACAACTATCGCTTGCCGCTCGTCGATCCCACGGGCAGCGCGGAGGCTCCATCCGGGTTTGGCGGCGGATTGGTCGAATACGGCGCGCATTGCAAAACGCCCGAAGAGGCGCTACGCCTGGCGACCATTCGCGCCGAAGAGACCGAAGCGAGGCACCGAGTTTTCACGCTCGAGAGCGATCTCGGCTTCATTGCTTCGGGAAATCGATTCACGCTCGAAGGGCATCCTAAATTGGGCGATACGGAATTTCTCATTACGGAAGCGGTTCACTCCGGGCGGTTTCCTGTCACCATCTTCGGTGGGAAGCAAGAAATGCCATATACCAATACGTTCCACGCGATCGAAGCGTCGATTCCCTTTCGCCCCGCGCGCACGACGCCCAAACCGCGCATTCACGGCGTGGTCAATGGCATCGTTGCGCATGAAATCGAGGGGACGGAGAGTCTGTTTGCACGCCTCGACGAACATGGCCGGTACCTCGTTCGTTTGATGTTCGACACATCCCAGACGGGTGATCGCCAATTCGTTTCACGCCGCATTCGAATGGCGCAGCCGCATTCCGGGGCAAACTACGGCCACCATTTCCCGTTGAAACCAGGCACCGAAGTGCTCGTTGGTTTCGTCGACGGCGACCCCGATCGCCCCATCATTCTCATGACGGCGCCAAACCCGATTACCCCTTCGCCCGTTGCAGCGAATTGCGCTCCCGCGCATCGCATCAAGACGGCCACCGGCATTCTCATCGAAATGAAGGACGCATGA
- a CDS encoding DUF1501 domain-containing protein, producing MSNKPWMTRRRMLSTLGLSAGAWLMRDLVLPTSANADAATLAKRPLLIFAYFSGGWDTLLTLDPRDGTKFNDPAAKIQTGYDRVCDAVPAIENVMMNCGGTGLVKPAQSNITFGPAIGKIAQQHYQDLCVVRGIEMATLTHEVGRRYFLTGKFPRGLAASGSSLPTWVVHDDPGASVIPNLVVGGVETYNEGLDPRATGLMIRSSSDLSAILKPLVAGNEPNDATKAALTAYAGQDHCIHEQIGTTGLVKSYRAAMQNAELLSEGTLWQNFDFKSNPSDPAIQELYAAFGINAASPSSDLAGPKGQVAIAAQALTKNISQVVSIQVATGLDTHDDDWESVHPPKLIAGFDALSDLISYLKTKTDPNGQPFWNRTVLVCFSEFSRTPSINVRGGRDHHLSNACLVAGMGIAGNKVIGATGVDDYASRAINLATGEVEEGGSPIRPADIHATVLEAMGLGYDHISNQSPKIIDAMLKG from the coding sequence GTGTCGAATAAACCTTGGATGACGCGCCGCCGAATGCTCTCCACGCTCGGCCTTTCCGCCGGTGCGTGGCTCATGCGCGATCTGGTGCTGCCTACGAGCGCCAATGCCGATGCAGCAACGCTCGCAAAAAGGCCACTGCTCATTTTCGCATACTTCAGCGGTGGATGGGATACGCTCCTCACGCTCGATCCGCGCGACGGGACAAAATTCAATGATCCCGCCGCGAAAATCCAAACCGGATACGATCGCGTTTGCGACGCCGTACCGGCAATTGAAAACGTGATGATGAATTGCGGGGGCACCGGTTTGGTAAAACCTGCGCAATCCAACATCACGTTTGGGCCGGCGATCGGGAAAATTGCCCAGCAGCATTACCAGGATCTTTGCGTCGTGCGCGGCATTGAAATGGCCACGCTCACGCACGAGGTCGGAAGGCGATATTTCTTGACGGGGAAGTTTCCGCGAGGACTCGCCGCATCGGGGAGTTCATTGCCGACGTGGGTCGTGCACGACGACCCTGGAGCGTCGGTCATTCCAAACCTCGTGGTGGGCGGCGTCGAAACGTACAACGAAGGTCTCGATCCGCGCGCGACGGGCCTCATGATTCGGTCGTCGAGCGATCTTTCGGCCATTCTAAAACCGCTCGTGGCGGGCAATGAACCGAACGACGCGACGAAAGCAGCGCTCACGGCGTATGCGGGCCAGGATCACTGCATTCACGAACAAATCGGGACGACGGGCCTGGTCAAGTCGTATCGAGCGGCCATGCAAAACGCCGAGCTCCTTTCCGAAGGCACGCTGTGGCAAAACTTCGACTTCAAGTCGAATCCGAGCGATCCTGCCATTCAGGAGCTTTACGCTGCGTTTGGCATCAATGCGGCGTCTCCGTCCTCGGACCTGGCGGGTCCCAAAGGCCAAGTTGCCATTGCAGCGCAGGCGCTCACGAAAAACATCAGCCAAGTCGTATCGATTCAAGTGGCCACTGGGCTCGATACGCACGACGACGATTGGGAATCGGTGCATCCTCCGAAGCTCATCGCCGGATTCGATGCACTGTCGGACCTCATTTCGTACTTGAAAACGAAAACGGATCCGAACGGTCAGCCTTTCTGGAATCGTACCGTGCTCGTGTGTTTTTCGGAATTCTCGCGCACCCCGAGCATCAATGTGCGCGGCGGAAGAGACCATCATTTGTCGAATGCGTGTCTCGTCGCCGGCATGGGGATTGCAGGCAACAAAGTCATTGGCGCAACGGGCGTGGACGATTACGCGTCGCGTGCGATCAATCTCGCAACGGGCGAGGTCGAAGAAGGCGGATCGCCGATACGGCCGGCCGATATCCACGCCACGGTGCTCGAAGCAATGGGTCTCGGGTACGACCACATTTCCAACCAAAGCCCCAAGATCATCGACGCGATGTTGAAGGGCTAG
- a CDS encoding C39 family peptidase: MIGTLAFALGSCTSSVPSPPDASSPSVVPNVHIEGPLPELATVLVSGIPHVRQKPDFCGEAATEMFLRAKGVSLDQDAVFGITGMDPARGMGATTRELTQGLVNLGLDVGRVWFVARAAHAEADLGNLFRELHEDLKQGIPSIVCTHFDEQPQTTEHFRLVLGYDHDKDEVIYSDPAIDNGGYMRMARSRFLRLWPLQYKSDEWTVIRMRLAGSPSIPPMQPWNGFSPAAYAQHVLKLKPMLRREHTVVIEPPFVVVGDESPEKVRAHAAGTVRWAVEHLKKDFFTKDPERILTIWLFGGKQSYDAAVRKHFENSPSTPYGFYSSEHHALVMNIATGGGTLVHEIVHPFVEANVPECPAWLNEGLGSLFEQSAERNGHIIGLTNWRLPSLQKAIVQGTVPSFRALTHTTRSEFYNEDPGTNYAQSRYLLHYLQERGQLVPFWKAYLQDRTTDPSGYSTLLKVLGEKDLDAFKKRWETEVLKLTFP; the protein is encoded by the coding sequence TTGATTGGCACCCTCGCTTTCGCCCTTGGAAGCTGCACCAGCAGCGTGCCGAGTCCTCCGGATGCGTCGTCACCCTCGGTGGTACCAAACGTTCATATCGAGGGGCCTCTGCCCGAGCTTGCCACGGTGCTCGTGTCCGGCATTCCGCACGTTCGCCAGAAGCCGGATTTTTGTGGCGAGGCGGCAACCGAGATGTTTCTTCGAGCCAAGGGTGTATCGCTCGATCAGGACGCTGTTTTTGGTATTACGGGGATGGATCCGGCTCGAGGAATGGGGGCGACGACGCGTGAATTGACGCAGGGCCTCGTGAACCTCGGCCTCGACGTTGGCCGCGTGTGGTTCGTGGCCCGCGCGGCGCATGCGGAGGCGGATCTCGGCAATCTTTTCCGCGAGCTTCATGAAGACTTGAAGCAAGGGATTCCTTCAATCGTATGCACGCATTTCGACGAGCAGCCTCAAACGACCGAGCATTTTCGATTGGTGCTCGGATACGATCACGACAAGGATGAAGTGATTTACAGCGATCCTGCCATTGACAATGGCGGATACATGCGGATGGCGCGTAGCCGATTCTTGCGCCTTTGGCCGCTCCAGTACAAATCCGATGAATGGACGGTCATTCGAATGCGGCTCGCTGGTTCTCCATCGATTCCGCCCATGCAGCCATGGAATGGTTTTTCCCCGGCCGCTTATGCGCAACATGTTTTGAAGCTCAAACCCATGCTTCGCCGCGAGCATACGGTGGTCATCGAACCTCCGTTCGTCGTCGTTGGAGACGAATCGCCGGAAAAAGTGCGCGCACACGCCGCGGGTACGGTACGCTGGGCCGTCGAGCACTTGAAAAAGGATTTTTTCACCAAGGACCCGGAACGCATTCTCACGATCTGGCTTTTTGGAGGAAAACAATCGTACGACGCGGCGGTTCGAAAGCACTTCGAGAATTCGCCGAGCACGCCGTACGGGTTTTACTCGTCTGAACACCACGCGCTGGTGATGAACATCGCGACGGGGGGCGGCACGTTGGTGCATGAAATCGTGCATCCGTTCGTCGAAGCGAACGTTCCGGAATGTCCTGCATGGCTCAATGAAGGGCTCGGGTCGCTTTTCGAGCAATCTGCCGAGCGAAATGGGCACATCATTGGGCTCACGAATTGGCGTCTTCCGAGCTTGCAAAAGGCCATCGTCCAAGGCACCGTGCCGAGTTTTCGGGCGCTCACGCACACGACGCGGAGCGAATTTTACAATGAGGATCCAGGGACGAATTACGCGCAGAGCCGATACTTGCTGCATTATTTGCAGGAGCGCGGGCAGCTCGTGCCGTTCTGGAAGGCGTATCTGCAGGACCGAACGACGGATCCATCGGGCTACTCGACGCTCCTGAAAGTGCTTGGCGAAAAGGACCTCGATGCATTCAAGAAACGCTGGGAAACCGAGGTGTTGAAATTGACGTTTCCTTGA
- a CDS encoding Mut7-C RNAse domain-containing protein, whose translation MRFLCDAMLGGLARWLRAAGYDAEFEYGIADPELIARARRTGQLILSSDSGIFERNVIRTGAVPALYVPRDLKLQEQLAFVLETLHLPVREPRCMTCGGALLSIAKDEVRAEAPPRTFETTMQFWRCSSCGKLLWKGTHWARIGQTLDAARGFAASVDEDETLLDNGVAKR comes from the coding sequence ATGCGATTTCTCTGCGACGCCATGCTCGGTGGGCTCGCCCGTTGGTTACGCGCCGCCGGGTACGACGCCGAATTCGAGTATGGCATTGCCGACCCCGAGCTCATCGCACGCGCGCGCCGCACAGGCCAGCTCATCCTCAGCTCCGATAGCGGAATTTTCGAAAGAAACGTCATCCGCACCGGCGCCGTGCCAGCGCTCTACGTGCCCCGTGATTTGAAACTCCAGGAACAACTCGCATTCGTCCTCGAGACGCTCCACCTTCCCGTGCGCGAACCCCGCTGCATGACTTGCGGCGGAGCGCTTCTCTCCATCGCCAAGGACGAAGTCCGCGCCGAAGCTCCTCCACGCACGTTCGAAACCACGATGCAATTCTGGCGCTGTTCGAGCTGCGGCAAGCTCTTATGGAAAGGAACACATTGGGCACGCATTGGGCAGACGCTCGATGCAGCGCGCGGTTTTGCGGCAAGCGTCGACGAGGACGAAACGTTGCTCGATAATGGCGTCGCCAAACGGTAA
- a CDS encoding SDR family oxidoreductase, translating to MQNRIALITGGSRGLGRSGALALARRGVGVVLTYRSQKAEADGVVAEIEGQGGKAIALALDVGHSATFAEFAERVKQALRAKWDRDSFDFLVNNAGIGVHAQFAQTTEEQFTELMNVHLKGPFFLTQTLLPLIADGGRILNISTGLTRFALPGYSAYAAMKGALEVLTRYWAKELGPRRISVNTLAPGAIETDFGGGAVRDNPQINAFIASQTALGRVGKPDDIGGAIAGLLADESCWINAQRIEATGGMFV from the coding sequence ATGCAAAACAGAATCGCATTGATCACGGGTGGAAGTCGGGGGCTTGGTCGCAGCGGAGCTTTGGCGCTCGCTCGACGCGGCGTTGGTGTCGTGCTCACCTATCGTTCGCAGAAGGCGGAGGCCGATGGAGTCGTTGCGGAGATCGAGGGGCAAGGAGGCAAAGCGATAGCTCTTGCGCTCGATGTGGGGCATAGCGCGACATTTGCGGAGTTTGCTGAACGGGTCAAGCAAGCTTTGCGCGCCAAATGGGATCGAGACAGCTTCGATTTTCTCGTGAACAACGCCGGTATCGGCGTTCATGCGCAATTCGCCCAAACGACCGAGGAGCAGTTCACGGAATTGATGAACGTGCACCTCAAGGGGCCGTTTTTCTTGACGCAGACCCTATTGCCGCTCATCGCCGATGGCGGCAGAATCCTCAATATTTCGACGGGTCTTACGCGGTTTGCACTTCCCGGATATTCGGCCTATGCCGCCATGAAAGGTGCTTTGGAAGTGCTGACGCGTTACTGGGCAAAAGAGCTCGGACCCCGACGCATCAGCGTGAATACGCTCGCCCCGGGAGCGATCGAGACGGACTTTGGCGGCGGCGCCGTGCGCGACAATCCGCAGATCAATGCTTTCATTGCTTCGCAAACAGCGCTGGGTCGCGTGGGAAAGCCCGATGATATTGGCGGCGCCATTGCCGGCCTTTTGGCAGACGAAAGCTGTTGGATCAACGCCCAGCGCATTGAAGCAACAGGTGGTATGTTCGTATAA